From the Anopheles stephensi strain Indian chromosome X, UCI_ANSTEP_V1.0, whole genome shotgun sequence genome, the window TAATGGTTGAGACGGAGAAATACTCCGGATGACTTGTCCTGCCCACCGAAGCCTGGCGTATCTAATATTCTGGACCATGATGAGGTCACCGATCAGCTGATAGAGCTCGTCAACTCTGTAGCTCTTGAAGCACAGCGTCTGCTTCAGAATTCTTCCTGACATATGGGGCTAAAGAATCTATCTTGCCTCTCAAACTAAGGACAAAAAAGCGGAATTCGTCAGAGTGTACCGGAACTATAAATGTTCCATAAAATCCCATCTTCGTCCATCGTGACAgatattttgagtggagaagattCTTCAAACTGCATCCTCGCGTGTTGAAGTCCCATCGTCTACGTCTACATCGAAGCTGAGTTTTAACCTCAAAAAGGTGATGTTTTGGAGGACTTCAGAGGTTTCGGTGATGTTTAGATaagctttattttaaatcGAATGTTCAACCCTCGAGTagaggtgtgtgtgtcctgtgcATCAAATAACGTACCATTTGTGATAAATATCAACTCAGTGTTAATCTTGGTGGTGTTGACTAAAGTATGGCTGTTAATATACCACCAGCGGCGCCTACTCCCGCCATTCCCAATCTTGTCCCGGTCCCGAGCGAATGCCTAGTATCGGTCTGCGATTTACTACTTTTAGAATTCTTGATCATTCGGTTGGTCTTGCCTGGCAGTGGGTTAGCATCAACAGGATCAAAACACAACAGCATGAAGCAAACTGCCACCACCAGTGTCAGCTTCCACAACTTTCCTGCAGGAGAAAGAGTAAGATATGAAGGTTACTCAGTACAAGGTACTAGGCTAACTACAGGGTGGGCGTGTACTCTTACCAAAATTCATCTGCATCGTTTTACCGACAACAATTGTAGCTTTAAGTTGCGTCTGTCTTACGAGACAATTGAAAACTTCGTTTTATACTTTACTTTTTATAGAGCTTCAGCTGATTCTACATGCCTTTATTTACCCCAGAGAGCTGTCACTGTTTGTCGACTTgtcattttgtttgttatcaGAGGTCAATAGAAAGTTACGACAAATCGTAATCTGACATTCTTACTTGTTGGATGAAgatgcatttatttattttagctGAAGTGGCACGTGCTGgatattacagggtttttGAGGTGCACTAGTAAAGAGCGAGCAATATCTGGACTCTGCTCATGATGAACTAAAACGTTTAAGGTCGAATTTCCTTCGTTTCTTGAAGACTGAAATACAGTAGCCCTTTCCTTTAGGTTTAAGTCTAAGACTCATACAAGATATTGGGAGGACTCATCTAGGAGGAGATGATTTTGGTGCAACTCTCCCACAATGGTGAAGAAAACGCATAAGGTGAGGtatttttcactttcgatttTTGTAGGGCTACTCCACATACGTTACAGATATTCTCCGTTGCTAGGGCCTCTATATCTTTCCAATTCCAGCTGAGAAGATCACGAtggaaagagagcgagagagaaaacacaCCTTCCCAGTTTGCTGGTCAATCCATCCCTAATTATCAcagccacaacaacaaaaactacgTTCGCCAGGGTTGCGTGGAAGTGTCATAATTATCACTGCTGTATGATTTATTATGATCGGGTTGGTTCACTGCTGTTGCTACACGCATTGTCTTGCTCTGTGCGTGGGTGTGGGCCTTGTTTCCTTATACGCTCCTGCCTTGTGGGTATATGAGACGAGGAATATCTGtttttgaagtttgttttgtaaattcCTACAACATGACCACATATCTGAAACAACATAATCAGCACTAAAAATTATTGTGGCCCACCGCTTTCAAGTGGCACGCAGAGGCCAGCTACAGGATGGATGCAGGATAGACTCAACGTAAGACAACCGGGTTGCGTTGCAATCTGTCATGATTTGCGCTGCACAAATCATTTTCCCTTCGATTTGCCCTTCTCCATGGACGGGTCTCGTACCGCGCGTATATCGCGCGTCGCCAACTAAACACTACGGGTGTGAACGAGCTGTCAGTGACTTTAGCATGACGTGGCGCCTGTTTGCCGCTCTCCCCTCATTTTCTCCTTTCCCCTCCAATGCCCTTCATCAGTTTAACTGGGCGCCACAAAAATTCCACTATTCCCCGAGCCCTCGATCCACAGCCCCAACAAAATCGAgaacacacatgcacacaagcAACCTTCAGAATGGATTATGTCTCGTCGCCTGAGGCCTACCTGGCCCGAAGGGTCAAAAGGAGGCGGGGAACTGGTAGCTAAGAGTGGGAAAAGGGTGGaaattaagtaaataaaaccaaaattcTCAACCAGGAGTGAGACAAGACCAGATGAGATTTAAGATGACAGCTACCAAAACTAAGCACGCTCTGGCTGCGAACGGTGAAGAATTCGATCATTTTAAAGCCTGTTGTCGCAGcctttgcttgtgtgtgtgtgggtgggtggcAAGTTGGAGGGAGCTTTGGGAATTTGCGTCACAAAAATTGGAATCGGTTTTTTGCTAAAATAAGCATCCGGAAATTAAGGTTTAATCGAATGACTTTGTTTTGGTATCGTGTCCCATTTTCTCCCCTTTACTTCGCTCTCTGTTTTCCTGTAACAACTAGCTTCCGCGGGACAAAGAAGAACTAATTTTACCAAACTGTTTGATTAACGAAATTCAACCACTTGACGTCGGCGATGTGTCCTCCGTTCGTGCTTTTTATCGCTTGCTCTTTATTCAACCGCACCGAGGAAACATTGCCAACTCAGAAGCTTTCCTCCGTACAATAGATCTTGCCTCTGTTTTTGGGGAATGGCCAACCAAGCAATAGCGATtaacaggaagaaaacaaaaacaaaaaaccctaaTCTTGGCGCGTTTCCCAAAATCCGTCCGTAGCGAATGCTGCCGGCATTTGCCGAAATTGATTGCCAACCGGGCCTATAGAGCCGCGGGTTGTTCTACTGCTGAGATTAGGGCGAAGAATAACTAGGGGTCGCTGAGATCATTTACATTAAATCTCCACACGCAcccagaaagaaaaaaaagacaatgACCGCTACCCACACCCCCTTTCTGGGGGAAGTAGGTACAAGGTGGGACGGGATTTTATCGAATGTTGGGCGGAGGCCCGAACCGAACgtagaataaaaattgacgAAGCTGCCAGCCGCGTGCGCGACCTTCCAAAACCTTCGGCAAGACAGGTCCGAAACAGGTTTTTCGTTCGAAAACAGCACTTTCTAATTAAGAAGTGAGAAAGAATTATACCGTCACAGCGAGCGTCGAACCGTTCGCAGTTCGGAccaacgaaaacgaaaaaaaagagcagaCCAAAAACCCAGGCGAGTATGCAAACCACGAAAAGGCTGCCGGGAGTGTACGCAGGGAGTTCCAGCCAGGAACGTGACTTACGTGCGAGGGCGGTGAGCTCATAATTTGTCATTCACCTCCCGTTCACCAGGCAACGTCAGCGAACGTTCGGTTTGCTTCCGAGCTCTGTGTGCAGAAGAAATGTTCCACTctctttgaaaaaaaaacattagtCTAGAACAGGGGTCGGCAAAGACTGGCCTGTGAGCAAATATTGCTAAGTCGCACAAAGAACATAACATCTCGTCACCAAGACACCAGATTCTTCTCCTCAGAAGCAAAGTCAACCAGAGTATTAGCAGACTTGCAGAAAGTCCTCAAAATATTGATACAAAATCCTCAGAATCTGGTGGACACAACAAGGTTATATTTAGCAGGTTGTTGAGGTGAGAAGCATGTTTAAAATATactaaaaaggaaaaaatgctGAATATATTCAATTCTGCATAGAGATCTTCTTCGGAAAGGTGCTCTGAAAGGTGCTTTGCAAACATGCAAATGTAATACACCTGAACCTAGCCATCTTCTATATGTGAGGGCCCTTTATTCAACTCTTTGGAACTTTATATCAAGGCTCGTGCTAGATGCTCGTGGTTAAATAAATGCGATTTTTATATCAACTCAATATCAGAGCAGCAGTTTCGGTCTGTTTCAGTCCCGAGGAAAAAAACTTGCCAAACCCTGGTCTAGAATAAACGTTATGCTCAAAACAAACGCCGAAAAACTCATATCAAAACCTGCCACACTGCTGCTGGAATGTTGTCAACCAGTTTTGGGGCggacgaacaaaacaaaaaactttcaGCACAAACGTGCCTTGAATACGTTTAATCGCTAGCTGTACgcttcaaattaaatttttcaaatcaaaagacttcaacgcaCGGAACAGCGACGAACCTGCTAGCAAGTCTCTGTGCAAGAACTGcttcgcttttgtttttgattttcactgtTGCGGCTTCACGCGGCGTGCTTTCGCTTATCAGGCGTTTAAATAAAACTCCCACGTCGTAGCTGA encodes:
- the LOC118502688 gene encoding uncharacterized protein LOC118502688; translated protein: MQMNFGKLWKLTLVVAVCFMLLCFDPVDANPLPGKTNRMIKNSKSSKSQTDTRHSLGTGTRLGMAGVGAAGGILTAIL